In Mycobacterium stomatepiae, the following are encoded in one genomic region:
- a CDS encoding type II toxin-antitoxin system VapB family antitoxin — protein MIFKGVRERKPYPEHGLSYRDWSQIPPQQIRLDELVTTTTVLALDRLLSEDSTFYGDLFPHAVRWRGVIYLEDGLHRAVRAALRNRTVLHARVYDMDVPLSAQTQGSGSTFGH, from the coding sequence ATGATTTTCAAGGGCGTACGTGAACGGAAGCCCTACCCGGAACACGGCCTGTCCTACCGGGACTGGTCGCAGATACCGCCGCAGCAGATCCGGCTCGACGAATTGGTCACCACCACAACGGTGCTCGCGCTGGACCGGCTGCTCTCGGAGGACTCGACCTTCTACGGCGATCTCTTCCCGCACGCGGTGCGGTGGCGGGGCGTCATCTATCTCGAGGACGGCCTGCATCGCGCGGTGCGCGCGGCGCTGCGGAATCGCACCGTGCTGCATGCCCGGGTATACGACATGGACGTGCCGCTCAGCGCGCAGACCCAGGGATCGGGTTCGACGTTCGGGCACTAG
- the hrcA gene encoding heat-inducible transcriptional repressor HrcA has protein sequence MGSADDRRFEVLRAIVADFVATKEPIGSKSLVERHNLGVSSATIRNDMAVLEAEGYITQPHTSSGRVPTEKGYREFVDRIDDVKPLSSAERRAIQSFLESGVDLDDVLRRAVRLLAQLTRQVAVVQYPTLSTSTVRHLEVIALTPARLLMVVITESGRVDQRIVELGDVIDDHELSQLREILGQALEGKKLAAASVAVADLAQQLGGAGGLGDAIGRSATVLLESLVEHTEERLLMGGTANLTRNSADFGGSLRSILEALEEQVVVLRLLAAQQEAGKVTVRIGHETAAEQMAGTSMVSTVYGTMDTVYGGMGVLGPTRMDYPGTIASVAAVALYIGEVLGAR, from the coding sequence ATGGGTAGTGCTGACGACCGGCGCTTCGAGGTGTTGCGTGCCATCGTCGCCGACTTCGTCGCCACCAAGGAGCCCATCGGTTCGAAGTCGCTCGTCGAGCGGCACAACCTCGGCGTGTCCAGTGCCACCATCCGCAACGACATGGCGGTGCTGGAGGCCGAGGGCTACATCACCCAGCCGCACACCAGCTCCGGGCGGGTGCCCACCGAGAAGGGCTACCGCGAATTCGTCGACCGGATCGACGACGTCAAGCCGTTGTCGTCGGCCGAGCGGCGCGCGATCCAAAGCTTCCTGGAATCCGGCGTCGACCTCGACGACGTGCTGCGCCGGGCGGTGCGGCTGCTGGCTCAGCTGACCCGTCAGGTGGCCGTGGTGCAGTACCCGACGTTGTCGACGTCGACGGTTCGGCATCTTGAGGTGATCGCGTTGACGCCGGCCCGGTTGCTGATGGTGGTCATCACCGAATCCGGGCGGGTGGATCAGCGCATCGTTGAACTCGGTGACGTCATCGACGATCACGAGCTCTCCCAGCTGCGCGAGATCCTGGGCCAGGCCCTGGAAGGCAAGAAGCTCGCCGCGGCGTCGGTCGCCGTGGCCGACCTTGCCCAGCAGTTGGGCGGCGCCGGCGGGCTGGGCGACGCGATCGGTCGGTCCGCGACCGTGTTGCTGGAGTCGCTGGTGGAGCACACCGAAGAACGCCTGCTGATGGGCGGCACCGCGAACCTGACCCGCAACTCCGCGGACTTCGGCGGTTCGCTGCGCTCCATTCTGGAGGCGCTCGAGGAGCAGGTGGTGGTGCTGCGGTTGCTGGCGGCGCAGCAGGAGGCCGGCAAGGTGACGGTGCGCATCGGCCATGAGACGGCGGCCGAGCAGATGGCGGGCACTTCGATGGTGTCTACCGTGTACGGCACCATGGACACCGTGTACGGCGGGATGGGTGTGCTGGGACCGACGCGGATGGACTATCCGGGAACTATCGCCAGCGTGGCCGCGGTTGCTCTTTATATTGGCGAAGTCCTGGGTGCTCGATGA
- the dnaJ gene encoding molecular chaperone DnaJ, protein MARDYYGLLGVSKNAGDAEIKRAYRKLARELHPDINPDEAAQAKFKEISVAYEVLSDPEKRRIVDLGGDPLENAAAGGGFGGFGGLGDVFEAFFAGGFSGGGTSRGPIGRVRPGSDSLLRMRLDLEECATGVTKQVTVDTAVLCDRCQGKGTNGDSAPIPCDTCGGRGEVQSVQRSLLGQMVTSRPCPTCRGVGVVIPDPCHQCVGDGRVRARREISVKIPAGVGDGMRVRLAAQGEVGPGGGPAGDLYVEVHEQAHDIFVRDGDDLHCTVSVPMVDAALGATLSVDAILDGTSEIAIPPGTQPGSVITLRGHGMPQLRSAARGNLHVHVEVVVPTRLDHQDSELLRELKSRRSRDVPEVRSTHSGGGLFSRLRETFTGR, encoded by the coding sequence GTGGCACGCGACTATTACGGGCTGCTCGGCGTGAGCAAAAACGCCGGCGACGCGGAGATCAAACGCGCATACCGGAAGCTGGCGCGCGAGCTGCATCCGGATATCAACCCCGACGAGGCCGCGCAGGCGAAGTTCAAGGAAATCAGCGTCGCCTACGAGGTGCTCAGCGATCCCGAGAAGCGCCGGATCGTCGACCTGGGCGGGGACCCGCTGGAGAACGCGGCCGCGGGCGGCGGGTTCGGTGGGTTCGGCGGCCTTGGTGACGTGTTCGAGGCGTTCTTCGCCGGCGGCTTCAGCGGCGGCGGGACATCTCGCGGCCCGATCGGCCGGGTTCGGCCGGGCTCGGACTCGCTGCTGCGGATGCGGCTGGATCTCGAGGAGTGCGCGACCGGCGTGACCAAGCAGGTCACCGTCGACACCGCAGTGTTGTGCGACCGCTGCCAGGGCAAGGGCACCAACGGCGATTCCGCGCCGATCCCGTGCGACACCTGCGGCGGCCGTGGCGAGGTGCAGTCGGTGCAGCGCTCGTTGCTGGGCCAGATGGTGACGTCGCGGCCGTGCCCCACCTGTCGCGGCGTCGGCGTGGTCATCCCCGACCCGTGCCATCAGTGCGTGGGCGACGGCCGGGTGCGTGCTCGCCGCGAGATCAGCGTCAAGATCCCCGCCGGTGTCGGCGACGGCATGCGTGTGCGGCTCGCCGCGCAGGGTGAGGTCGGGCCCGGGGGCGGGCCGGCCGGCGACCTCTACGTCGAGGTGCACGAGCAGGCCCACGACATCTTTGTCCGCGACGGCGACGACCTGCACTGCACGGTTTCGGTGCCGATGGTCGACGCCGCACTCGGCGCCACGCTGAGCGTCGACGCCATCCTCGACGGGACCAGCGAGATCGCCATTCCGCCTGGCACCCAACCGGGTTCGGTCATCACGCTGCGCGGCCACGGGATGCCGCAGCTGCGCTCGGCCGCCCGGGGCAATCTGCACGTCCACGTCGAGGTGGTGGTTCCCACCCGGCTGGACCACCAGGACAGCGAACTGTTGCGCGAGCTGAAGAGCCGGCGCAGCCGCGACGTGCCCGAGGTCCGCTCGACGCACAGCGGCGGTGGCCTGTTCAGCCGGCTGCGCGAGACCTTCACCGGGCGCTAG